A genomic stretch from Azospirillaceae bacterium includes:
- the rsmD gene encoding 16S rRNA (guanine(966)-N(2))-methyltransferase RsmD — protein sequence MRIVGGRHRGRRIEGPPAAGVRPTGDRVREAVFNVLTHAGWGPGGGPVVEGAVVLDAFCGTGALGLEALSRGAAHALFLDAAPASLDVVRRNLATLGEVARGTPVRGDAIRPPPARMACTLAFLDPPYGKGLAPRALTALAAQGWFTTGALVVVEERQGADVPLPPGFEELDKRVWGDTQVLFAAAPC from the coding sequence ATGCGGATCGTCGGCGGTAGGCACCGGGGCCGTCGGATCGAGGGACCGCCCGCGGCCGGCGTGCGCCCGACCGGCGACCGGGTCCGGGAAGCCGTGTTCAATGTCCTGACCCATGCCGGTTGGGGGCCGGGCGGCGGACCGGTGGTGGAAGGGGCCGTGGTGCTGGATGCCTTCTGCGGCACCGGTGCCCTTGGGTTGGAAGCGTTGTCCCGCGGGGCCGCGCATGCCCTGTTCCTGGATGCCGCCCCCGCCAGCCTCGACGTGGTCCGGCGCAATCTGGCGACATTGGGCGAGGTCGCACGCGGCACGCCCGTCCGTGGCGACGCGATCCGCCCGCCGCCCGCCCGCATGGCTTGCACCCTCGCCTTCCTCGACCCGCCCTATGGCAAGGGGCTGGCGCCGCGGGCCCTGACCGCGCTCGCCGCCCAGGGCTGGTTTACGACCGGTGCGCTGGTGGTTGTGGAGGAGCGGCAGGGAGCGGACGTGCCTCTCCCACCCGGCTTCGAGGAATTGGACAAACGGGTGTGGGGCGACACCCAGGTTCTTTTCGCCGCGGCCCCCTGCTGA
- a CDS encoding pseudouridine synthase, with translation MTDIPPDDTADDIPNGTGGKVGERIAKRLARAGLCSRRDAERWIAEGRVAVNGRVLDSAAVVVRPGDRIVVDGKPVPEPEPPRLWRYHKPSGLVTTARDEKGRETVFDHLPPDLPRVVSVGRLDITSEGLLLLTNDGELARHMELPTTGWIRRYRVRVHGQVNEAQLEALAEGVVVDGIVYGPIAATLEQEQGSNAWISVALREGKNREVRRVMEHLGLQVTRLIRISYGPFQLGKLPRGAVEEVPARVIRDQIRSLGQAAGGADEPLGLKAPRPRTAPAKAKKPQRAAGPRTEEPPARRPSRPAPERAERPERATSAGNRERTRDRGRDAGPQRRWEGSQEASERSAPRKAGGRVRTADREDAPTRRAAVPEGRTQRFTKPDRRNEETFAQDRPRSKAAGRPASRDETPREEARGAKPFRPAAGKTHRNPAEAKAHAGAKPKPSAGPKGAAKGTERKNADRQGPDHKGGPRGGGPRGGGPKGSGPKGSGPKGSGPKGGPGRGGPGRAGSGRAGAERSGPGRAGPRGHADRRR, from the coding sequence ATGACCGATATTCCCCCCGACGACACCGCAGACGACATCCCGAACGGCACCGGCGGAAAGGTCGGCGAGCGCATTGCCAAGCGCCTCGCCCGTGCCGGGCTCTGCTCGCGCCGCGACGCCGAACGCTGGATCGCCGAAGGCCGCGTCGCCGTGAACGGCCGCGTGCTCGACAGCGCCGCCGTGGTGGTCCGGCCCGGCGACCGCATCGTGGTCGACGGCAAGCCGGTGCCCGAGCCCGAGCCGCCGCGCCTGTGGCGCTACCACAAGCCATCCGGCCTGGTGACCACGGCCCGCGACGAGAAGGGCCGCGAGACCGTGTTCGACCATCTGCCGCCGGATCTGCCGCGGGTGGTCTCGGTCGGGCGGCTGGACATCACCAGCGAAGGGCTGCTGCTGCTCACCAACGACGGCGAGCTTGCCCGGCACATGGAGCTTCCGACCACCGGCTGGATCCGCCGCTACCGCGTGCGCGTCCATGGCCAAGTGAACGAAGCGCAGTTGGAGGCGCTGGCCGAGGGCGTGGTGGTGGACGGCATCGTCTACGGCCCGATCGCCGCCACGCTGGAACAGGAACAGGGCTCCAACGCCTGGATCTCGGTGGCCCTGCGCGAAGGTAAGAACCGCGAGGTGCGCCGGGTGATGGAGCACTTGGGCCTGCAGGTCACGCGCCTGATCCGCATCTCCTACGGCCCGTTCCAATTGGGCAAGCTGCCCCGCGGCGCGGTCGAGGAGGTTCCGGCCCGGGTGATCCGCGACCAGATCCGCAGCCTCGGCCAAGCCGCCGGCGGAGCGGACGAGCCGCTGGGGCTCAAGGCGCCGCGGCCGAGGACCGCTCCGGCCAAAGCGAAAAAGCCGCAACGCGCCGCCGGCCCCCGGACGGAGGAGCCGCCCGCGCGCCGGCCGTCGCGGCCCGCGCCCGAGCGCGCCGAACGCCCCGAACGCGCCACGTCGGCCGGGAACCGCGAGCGGACCCGTGACCGGGGCAGGGACGCCGGGCCGCAGCGCCGTTGGGAAGGTTCGCAGGAGGCTTCCGAGCGCTCCGCCCCGCGCAAGGCCGGCGGGCGGGTGCGGACGGCCGACCGGGAGGACGCCCCCACCCGTCGCGCGGCGGTCCCGGAGGGCCGGACCCAGCGGTTCACAAAACCCGACCGCCGGAACGAAGAAACCTTTGCCCAGGACCGCCCGCGCTCCAAGGCGGCCGGCCGTCCCGCATCCCGCGACGAGACCCCCCGCGAAGAGGCACGGGGCGCCAAGCCGTTCCGCCCGGCCGCGGGGAAAACCCACCGGAACCCGGCGGAGGCGAAAGCACACGCGGGCGCGAAGCCGAAACCGTCGGCCGGACCGAAGGGCGCCGCCAAGGGCACCGAACGCAAGAACGCCGACCGCCAGGGTCCCGACCACAAAGGCGGGCCAAGGGGCGGCGGGCCAAGGGGCGGCGGGCCGAAGGGCAGCGGGCCAAAGGGCAGCGGGCCAAAGGGCAGCGGGCCGAAAGGCGGCCCCGGCCGTGGCGGCCCGGGTCGCGCAGGATCGGGGCGTGCCGGAGCGGAGCGGAGCGGGCCGGGGCGCGCCGGGCCGCGGGGCCATGCGGATCGTCGGCGGTAG
- a CDS encoding pyridoxamine 5'-phosphate oxidase family protein, with protein sequence MPMDTHMPRQDQLDKLWSMIRDVQFAMMVTRDEDGHLRSRPMANHQTDAFDGTLWFFTYADTPKVDETNREHQVCLAFADASRQTFVSVSGHAEIVRDKAEIDRLWREPLATWFPRGKDDPRIALIKVRIEKAEYWDAPSSTMVHAYGYLKAKLTGESPKPGDHQKISM encoded by the coding sequence ATGCCGATGGACACCCACATGCCGCGGCAGGACCAGTTGGACAAGCTGTGGTCCATGATCCGCGATGTGCAATTCGCGATGATGGTGACCCGCGACGAGGACGGCCACCTGCGGTCCCGGCCGATGGCGAACCACCAGACCGACGCCTTCGACGGCACGCTGTGGTTCTTCACCTATGCGGACACGCCCAAGGTGGACGAGACCAACCGCGAGCACCAGGTCTGCCTGGCCTTTGCCGACGCAAGCCGGCAAACCTTCGTTTCGGTGTCGGGCCATGCCGAGATCGTGCGCGACAAGGCGGAGATCGACCGGCTCTGGCGCGAACCGCTCGCCACCTGGTTCCCCAGGGGCAAGGACGATCCGCGCATCGCGCTGATCAAGGTGCGGATCGAGAAGGCGGAGTACTGGGACGCGCCGTCCAGCACCATGGTCCATGCCTACGGCTACTTGAAGGCCAAGCTGACCGGCGAGTCGCCGAAACCGGGCGATCACCAGAAGATCAGCATGTGA